Proteins encoded in a region of the Fibrobacter sp. genome:
- a CDS encoding fibrobacter succinogenes major paralogous domain-containing protein, whose protein sequence is MKKNFLTSVAFALALGLVACDDSTSANGSSGDENPAEVSSSSVIPSEAKQSSSSVVSSSSVTSSSSAKSSSSSVVSSSSSSSAPTEDSGSSKLAWQYLNPNIDYGEFTDARDGQVYKTVTIGTQTWMAENLNYRYVGVKHNYNGYTSDSTSWCYENEASNCDKYGRLYTWSAVMDSAAQFSVNAGTKCGYGKTCTPNSPHRGICPEGWHVPTNKEYSTLYTYIGGSSTAGSLLKSTSGWYSGGNGSDKYGVSVLPAGYRNYNGGFYYESDDADLWSASEYSSKGAWYQYFRYNYDDARQRNHDKYNGQSLRCLKD, encoded by the coding sequence ATGAAAAAGAATTTCTTGACAAGTGTTGCGTTTGCGCTGGCTTTGGGCCTTGTGGCCTGCGATGACAGCACTTCTGCGAATGGTTCGTCCGGGGATGAAAATCCCGCTGAAGTGTCTTCCTCTAGTGTCATCCCGAGCGAAGCGAAGCAATCCAGTAGTTCTGTAGTAAGTTCCAGCTCAGTAACTTCCTCTAGTTCTGCGAAGTCATCTTCTTCGTCGGTTGTAAGTTCTTCCTCGTCATCCTCGGCCCCGACCGAGGATTCTGGCAGTTCCAAACTCGCCTGGCAGTACCTGAACCCAAACATTGACTATGGCGAGTTTACCGATGCCCGCGATGGCCAAGTGTACAAGACCGTAACCATCGGCACCCAGACCTGGATGGCTGAGAACCTGAACTATCGCTACGTAGGCGTGAAACACAATTACAACGGTTACACCTCCGACTCCACCAGCTGGTGCTATGAAAATGAAGCTTCCAACTGCGACAAGTATGGTCGTCTTTACACCTGGAGCGCCGTGATGGACAGTGCTGCCCAGTTCAGCGTAAACGCAGGAACCAAATGCGGCTACGGTAAGACCTGTACCCCCAATAGCCCCCACCGCGGCATTTGCCCAGAAGGCTGGCATGTGCCCACGAACAAGGAGTACAGCACTCTGTACACCTACATCGGTGGTTCCAGCACCGCTGGTTCGTTGTTGAAATCTACCAGCGGCTGGTACAGTGGCGGCAACGGTTCCGACAAGTATGGCGTCTCGGTGCTCCCCGCCGGTTACAGGAACTACAATGGCGGTTTCTACTATGAGAGCGACGACGCCGACTTGTGGTCTGCCTCTGAGTACAGTAGCAAAGGCGCGTGGTACCAGTACTTCCGCTACAATTACGACGACGCGCGCCAGCGCAACCACGACAAGTACAACGGTCAAAGTTTGCGTTGCCTCAAGGACTAA
- a CDS encoding TrmH family RNA methyltransferase has protein sequence LLRVIILQLGDDVPRARREFETYAEWMKLPAEETLVGKNQAQMIDLYKTFRTRAGLGFERDVYLEQEPGDRQEAAEKPIQFAVLVHNLRSAFNVGSIIRSTDCFGLEGVHLSGYSCSPDHVTVKSAARGCQEWIPIKRWEDPFDCINWHKENGYEIIALETGEDIPDINKVTWPEKGLIILGNEELGIAPEIMAATTMKVTIPMAGRKASMNVAGAFAIMAFKIRSSYSA, from the coding sequence CTTCTGCGTGTCATCATTTTGCAGCTGGGGGATGACGTTCCTCGCGCACGTCGTGAATTTGAAACCTACGCGGAATGGATGAAGCTTCCTGCAGAAGAAACTTTGGTGGGCAAGAATCAGGCCCAGATGATTGACCTGTACAAGACTTTCCGTACCCGCGCAGGCCTTGGCTTTGAACGTGACGTTTATCTGGAACAGGAGCCGGGCGACCGTCAGGAAGCCGCAGAAAAGCCCATTCAGTTTGCGGTCCTGGTTCACAATCTCCGCAGTGCCTTTAACGTGGGCTCCATTATTCGCAGTACCGACTGCTTCGGCCTGGAAGGCGTACACCTTAGCGGATATAGCTGCAGTCCCGATCACGTCACCGTGAAAAGTGCCGCCCGCGGCTGCCAGGAATGGATTCCCATCAAACGCTGGGAAGATCCTTTTGACTGCATCAACTGGCACAAGGAAAACGGCTACGAAATTATCGCCCTTGAAACCGGCGAAGACATTCCCGATATAAACAAAGTAACATGGCCGGAAAAGGGCCTGATTATTCTGGGTAACGAAGAACTGGGAATCGCTCCCGAAATCATGGCCGCCACCACCATGAAGGTGACCATTCCTATGGCGGGTCGCAAGGCCAGTATGAACGTGGCAGGAGCATTCGCTATCATGGCTTTTAAGATCCGCTCGAGCTATTCTGCATAA